From the genome of Deltaproteobacteria bacterium, one region includes:
- a CDS encoding ABC transporter permease: MALEILPFLAFLLVFYLFPLLRLIKFSFFDPGFTLKHYVHVYKVPCYLRVLWTTLKISLIVTASCLVLGYPLAYFLVHLRERTRNILFIFVIMPFFTSFLVRTYAWMALLGRNGVINNLLRAMGVITVPLKLMHNMFGVNVGMTHVLLPFMILPLYSVMKGIDRNLIKAAQNLGATPYQSFWKVFFPLSLPGMGAGIILVFILSIGFYITPSLLGGLKETMLSQLIYNTVNDLLNWGFASVLALILIVTVLIILGIFNRFLSLDKIWGS; the protein is encoded by the coding sequence TTGGCTTTGGAGATCCTCCCCTTCCTGGCATTCCTTTTGGTCTTCTATCTTTTCCCTCTACTAAGGTTGATCAAATTCAGTTTCTTTGATCCAGGATTCACCCTTAAACATTACGTGCATGTTTACAAGGTACCATGCTATCTAAGAGTCTTGTGGACGACCTTGAAGATCAGTCTGATTGTCACGGCAAGTTGCCTCGTCCTTGGTTATCCCCTTGCCTACTTCCTGGTTCATTTGAGGGAGCGAACGCGAAACATCCTTTTCATATTCGTCATTATGCCTTTTTTTACAAGTTTCCTTGTTCGTACCTACGCTTGGATGGCATTGCTGGGAAGAAACGGCGTTATCAACAACCTGCTACGGGCAATGGGAGTGATTACCGTACCGTTGAAACTCATGCACAATATGTTCGGTGTCAATGTGGGAATGACCCATGTCCTCTTGCCTTTCATGATCTTGCCCTTATACAGTGTTATGAAAGGAATCGACCGAAATCTCATAAAAGCCGCGCAGAATCTGGGGGCCACCCCGTATCAGAGTTTCTGGAAGGTTTTCTTCCCCTTGAGCCTGCCTGGAATGGGGGCGGGAATCATTCTCGTATTCATTCTCTCCATAGGGTTCTATATCACGCCGTCCCTGCTGGGTGGCCTCAAGGAGACAATGCTCTCCCAGCTGATCTACAACACGGTGAATGATCTTCTGAACTGGGGCTTTGCTTCTGTCCTTGCCCTTATTTTGATTGTCACGGTTTTGATCATTCTTGGTATCTTCAACCGATTTCTGAGC
- a CDS encoding extracellular solute-binding protein has translation VDMGMVLTALKHDLLEKIDYSQFDKKLHEQVVKGTFTPYAAGTMFFSTVMAYRTDVFPDEHPRTWAEFWDVKRFPGPRCLMSGVGTGPDLEFAVLAAGVPIDKIYPIDLDLAFKMFTKIRPYVVKWWDSGAIPPQLLVDKEVVLTSSYHGRIIKIMDEGAPVAIEWNQGELTGEYWSILKGTKNYKSALKFIEFATQARNQANFVKYYAAGPVNQKAFDFISPERARTLCTAPENVKGQFVRNGKWWGENRERVTEAWHEWAVQD, from the coding sequence CGTCGACATGGGGATGGTGCTGACAGCGCTGAAGCATGACCTGCTTGAAAAAATCGATTACAGCCAGTTTGACAAGAAACTCCATGAACAAGTAGTTAAGGGAACCTTCACGCCTTATGCCGCAGGAACCATGTTTTTTTCCACGGTCATGGCCTATAGAACGGATGTCTTTCCAGACGAGCATCCGAGAACGTGGGCAGAATTCTGGGACGTGAAGCGTTTTCCGGGGCCCCGTTGCTTGATGTCTGGAGTCGGAACCGGCCCTGACTTGGAGTTTGCCGTGTTGGCTGCCGGAGTTCCGATCGACAAGATCTATCCAATAGACCTGGATCTGGCCTTCAAAATGTTTACAAAGATCAGACCCTATGTAGTGAAGTGGTGGGATTCAGGTGCCATCCCACCTCAGCTTCTGGTCGATAAGGAGGTGGTTCTTACCAGTTCTTACCACGGGCGAATCATAAAAATCATGGATGAGGGGGCACCGGTCGCGATCGAGTGGAATCAGGGCGAACTCACGGGCGAGTACTGGTCGATCCTGAAGGGCACGAAGAACTACAAGAGTGCCCTGAAGTTCATCGAATTTGCGACTCAAGCTAGAAACCAGGCAAATTTTGTGAAGTATTATGCTGCTGGCCCGGTGAATCAAAAGGCGTTTGATTTCATAAGCCCCGAACGAGCTAGGACCCTCTGCACGGCTCCTGAGAACGTGAAGGGACAATTTGTCCGGAACGGCAAATGGTGGGGCGAGAACCGGGAGCGTGTGACCGAGGCTTGGCATGAATGGGCGGTTCAAGATTAG